One genomic segment of Culturomica massiliensis includes these proteins:
- the rpsU gene encoding 30S ribosomal protein S21 produces the protein MIIVPLKEGENIERALKKFKRKFEKTGIVKELRDRQAFTKPSIRNRQQHLKAVYKQSLQAAEE, from the coding sequence ATGATTATAGTACCTTTAAAAGAAGGCGAAAATATCGAGAGAGCCTTGAAAAAATTCAAAAGAAAATTTGAAAAAACCGGTATAGTAAAAGAATTGAGAGATCGTCAGGCATTTACAAAGCCTTCGATTCGTAATCGTCAGCAACACTTGAAAGCTGTTTATAAACAGTCTTTACAAGCTGCTGAAGAATAA
- a CDS encoding tyrosine-type recombinase/integrase, translating into MDIEPFLNYLKDVKRYSFHTLVAYKEDLEQFLKFCATKKDVFGFTDITGKIVREWAVIKMSEGMNATTVRRKLSALRTLFKYLMREGIVESDPTEVVMSPKMGKKLPVFVPDYQMDELLDSEALEGGFAEQRDRLVLLMAYYTGMRRSELVGLKVRDIDFSGKNIVVTGKGNKQRLIPLADELIENIAPYLKLRGELVNGRHDVFFVTDKGGPAYDKFIYRLVVRWLGKVTSLSKRSPHVLRHTFATQLLNNGACIEAIRELLGHSDLTATQVYTHNSFENLIKVFNQAHPRA; encoded by the coding sequence ATGGATATTGAGCCATTTCTGAATTATCTGAAAGATGTGAAAAGATATTCGTTTCACACCTTGGTTGCTTATAAAGAGGATTTGGAGCAGTTTCTGAAATTCTGCGCGACAAAGAAAGACGTATTCGGATTTACAGACATCACAGGAAAGATTGTAAGGGAATGGGCTGTGATCAAGATGTCGGAAGGAATGAATGCGACTACCGTGAGGCGGAAATTGAGCGCATTGCGGACTTTGTTCAAATATTTGATGCGGGAAGGTATTGTGGAGAGTGATCCGACAGAAGTCGTCATGTCTCCCAAGATGGGAAAGAAACTACCTGTTTTCGTTCCTGATTATCAAATGGATGAATTGCTGGATAGTGAGGCATTGGAGGGAGGATTTGCAGAGCAGAGGGATCGGTTGGTTTTATTGATGGCCTATTATACCGGAATGAGGCGTTCGGAGTTGGTTGGGCTGAAGGTGCGAGATATCGATTTTTCCGGGAAAAATATTGTCGTTACAGGTAAGGGAAACAAGCAACGCTTGATACCTTTGGCTGATGAATTGATTGAAAATATAGCTCCCTATCTGAAATTGCGGGGAGAATTGGTAAACGGGAGGCACGATGTTTTTTTTGTAACAGATAAAGGGGGACCGGCATACGATAAGTTTATTTATCGGCTGGTGGTAAGGTGGCTCGGAAAAGTCACTTCTTTATCCAAAAGGAGTCCGCATGTCTTGCGTCATACTTTCGCTACGCAATTGCTCAACAATGGGGCTTGTATAGAAGCTATTCGTGAATTGTTGGGACATTCTGATCTGACAGCAACGCAGGTTTATACTCACAATTCTTTTGAAAATTTAATTAAGGTGTTTAACCAGGCTCATCCGAGGGCTTAA
- the hpf gene encoding ribosome hibernation-promoting factor, HPF/YfiA family, which yields MEVRISSVGFSASSQLEEFIQKKLAKLEKYNDSILGIDVALKLEKDDNLENKVVEVSVDIKGQDVFAKKNAKKFEEAVDELYDVVKRQLVKIKEKEREK from the coding sequence ATGGAAGTTAGGATTAGTTCTGTTGGTTTTTCTGCAAGTTCGCAACTGGAGGAATTTATCCAGAAAAAGCTGGCTAAGTTGGAAAAATACAATGATTCGATTCTAGGGATCGATGTTGCATTGAAATTGGAAAAAGATGATAATCTTGAAAACAAAGTAGTGGAAGTAAGCGTGGATATAAAAGGTCAAGATGTTTTTGCCAAGAAAAATGCAAAAAAATTCGAAGAAGCTGTCGATGAGTTGTATGACGTTGTAAAACGTCAGTTGGTAAAAATCAAAGAAAAAGAGAGAGAAAAATAA
- the tuf gene encoding elongation factor Tu, translating to MAKEKFDRSKPHVNIGTIGHVDHGKTTLTAAITTVLAKKGLSELRSFDSIDNAPEEKERGITINTSHVEYQTANRHYAHVDCPGHADYVKNMVTGAAQMDGAILVCAATDGPMPQTREHILLARQVNVPRIVVFLNKVDMVDDQEMLELVEMELRELLSFYQYDGDNTPIILGSALGALNGEAKWEDKVMELMDAVDTWIPLPPRDNEKPFLMPVEDVFSITGRGTVATGRIETGIIHVGDEIEMIGLGADGKKTVCTGVEMFRKLLDTGEAGDNVGLLLRGVDKNEIKRGMVLAKPGSVKPHSKFKAEVYILKKEEGGRHTPFHNKYRPQFYLRTMDVTGEITLPEGTEMVMPGDNVTITVELLTPVACSLGLRFAIREGGRTVGAGQITEILE from the coding sequence ATGGCTAAAGAAAAGTTTGACAGGTCAAAACCACACGTAAATATCGGTACTATCGGTCACGTTGACCACGGTAAAACTACATTAACTGCAGCAATCACTACAGTGTTGGCAAAAAAAGGTCTTTCAGAATTGCGTTCTTTCGATTCTATCGATAATGCTCCGGAAGAAAAAGAAAGAGGTATTACGATCAATACTTCTCACGTAGAATATCAGACAGCTAACCGTCACTATGCTCACGTTGACTGTCCGGGTCACGCTGACTATGTAAAGAACATGGTTACGGGTGCTGCTCAGATGGACGGTGCTATTTTGGTTTGTGCCGCTACTGATGGTCCGATGCCTCAGACCCGCGAACATATTCTTTTGGCTCGTCAGGTAAACGTTCCGAGAATCGTTGTGTTCCTGAACAAAGTGGATATGGTTGACGATCAGGAAATGTTGGAATTGGTGGAAATGGAACTTCGCGAATTGTTGAGTTTCTATCAGTATGACGGCGACAATACCCCGATTATTTTGGGTTCTGCATTGGGTGCTTTGAATGGTGAAGCAAAATGGGAAGACAAAGTGATGGAATTGATGGATGCTGTTGATACATGGATTCCGCTTCCTCCGCGTGACAATGAAAAACCGTTCCTGATGCCGGTTGAAGACGTATTCTCAATTACCGGTCGTGGTACTGTTGCCACAGGTCGTATCGAAACGGGTATCATACACGTAGGTGATGAAATCGAAATGATCGGTTTGGGTGCTGACGGTAAGAAAACGGTATGTACCGGAGTTGAAATGTTCCGTAAATTGTTGGATACAGGTGAGGCTGGTGATAACGTAGGTTTGTTGCTGCGTGGCGTTGATAAAAATGAAATCAAACGTGGTATGGTATTGGCAAAACCGGGTTCAGTGAAACCGCACAGCAAATTCAAGGCTGAGGTTTATATCCTGAAGAAAGAAGAAGGTGGTCGTCATACTCCGTTCCACAACAAATACAGACCGCAGTTCTACTTGCGTACTATGGACGTTACGGGTGAAATTACCTTGCCGGAAGGAACTGAAATGGTAATGCCGGGAGATAACGTAACAATCACTGTTGAGTTGTTGACTCCGGTTGCTTGTTCACTCGGTTTGCGTTTCGCTATCCGTGAAGGTGGACGTACCGTAGGTGCCGGACAGATTACTGAAATCTTAGAATAA
- the secE gene encoding preprotein translocase subunit SecE, whose translation MKIKTYFAEVYNELVNKVSWPSWSELQSSAAIVMIASVMIAIGIFVMDFVFRHVMTFIYSMFY comes from the coding sequence ATGAAAATAAAGACTTACTTCGCAGAGGTATATAACGAATTGGTCAATAAAGTGTCTTGGCCTTCCTGGTCAGAACTCCAGAGCAGTGCCGCAATTGTAATGATAGCTTCCGTCATGATTGCGATAGGTATATTTGTTATGGATTTCGTATTCAGACATGTGATGACCTTTATTTATAGTATGTTTTATTAA
- the nusG gene encoding transcription termination/antitermination protein NusG encodes MAEIKKRWYVLRVIGGKEKKVKEYIENEIASLGLQDYVSQVLIPTEKIYQVRNGKKISKERNFFPGYVMIEAALVGEIPHMLRDITNVIGFLGETKGGDPVPMRLAEVNRILGKVDELAEQPEEVSVPYFVGESVKVTDGPFNGFTGVIEEVNNDKKRVKVIVKVFGRQTPLELSFMQVEKE; translated from the coding sequence ATGGCAGAAATTAAAAAAAGATGGTATGTGCTTCGTGTGATCGGTGGTAAGGAGAAAAAGGTAAAGGAGTACATCGAAAATGAAATTGCCAGTTTGGGACTTCAGGATTATGTTTCACAGGTTTTGATACCCACCGAGAAGATCTATCAGGTACGTAACGGGAAAAAAATCAGTAAAGAACGGAATTTCTTTCCAGGTTATGTTATGATAGAGGCTGCTTTAGTTGGTGAAATCCCTCACATGCTTCGTGATATCACGAACGTGATAGGCTTCCTGGGGGAAACCAAAGGAGGTGATCCGGTGCCGATGCGTTTAGCAGAGGTGAATCGGATTCTTGGCAAGGTGGATGAACTTGCAGAACAGCCGGAAGAAGTAAGCGTTCCTTACTTTGTGGGCGAATCCGTTAAAGTTACAGACGGACCGTTCAACGGTTTTACCGGTGTGATAGAGGAGGTGAATAATGACAAAAAACGGGTGAAAGTAATTGTCAAGGTTTTTGGTCGTCAGACACCGCTCGAATTGAGTTTCATGCAGGTAGAAAAAGAATAA
- the rplK gene encoding 50S ribosomal protein L11, translating into MAKEVEAIIKLQIKAGAANPSPPVGPALGSKGVNIMDFCKQFNARTQDQAGKIIPVIIQVYGDKSFDFITKQPPVAIQLLEVAKIKSGSAEPNRKKVASISWDQVKQIAEGKMSDLNAFEVEKAMSMVAGTARSMGITVEGEKPF; encoded by the coding sequence ATGGCAAAAGAAGTTGAAGCTATTATTAAGCTACAGATCAAAGCTGGTGCCGCTAATCCTTCTCCCCCTGTGGGACCTGCATTAGGTTCTAAAGGAGTCAATATTATGGACTTCTGTAAACAATTCAATGCAAGAACTCAGGACCAGGCAGGAAAGATTATTCCGGTAATTATTCAGGTTTACGGAGATAAATCTTTCGATTTTATCACCAAACAACCTCCTGTTGCAATTCAACTTTTGGAAGTGGCAAAAATCAAATCAGGTTCTGCGGAACCCAACCGTAAAAAGGTAGCCTCTATTTCCTGGGATCAGGTAAAACAGATCGCAGAAGGAAAAATGAGTGATTTGAACGCTTTTGAAGTGGAAAAAGCAATGAGCATGGTAGCTGGAACTGCCAGAAGTATGGGGATCACCGTTGAGGGTGAGAAACCTTTTTAA
- the rplA gene encoding 50S ribosomal protein L1: MSKLTKNKKLALEKIENGKVYTIEEAAKLVKEITFTKFDASVDMDVRLGVDPRKANQMVRGVVTLPHGTGKQVRVLVLCTPDKVEEAKAAGADYVGLDDYIEKLKSGWTDIDIIITMPSIMGKIGALGRILGPRGLMPNPKSGTVTMEIGKAVHEVKQGKIDFKVDKFGIVHTSIGKVTFEADQIKDNAREFMNMIQKLKPSSAKGTYVKSVFLSSTMSPGIKLDLKSLLD; the protein is encoded by the coding sequence ATGAGTAAACTGACAAAAAATAAGAAGTTAGCTTTAGAAAAGATCGAAAATGGTAAAGTTTATACCATTGAAGAAGCTGCTAAACTTGTGAAGGAGATTACTTTTACCAAGTTTGATGCGTCAGTTGACATGGACGTTCGTCTGGGTGTAGACCCACGTAAAGCTAATCAAATGGTACGTGGTGTTGTCACCTTACCTCACGGAACCGGTAAACAGGTTCGTGTTTTGGTACTTTGTACACCTGATAAGGTGGAAGAAGCTAAAGCTGCCGGAGCCGACTATGTTGGATTGGATGATTATATTGAGAAATTGAAATCAGGTTGGACTGATATCGATATCATTATTACCATGCCGTCTATCATGGGTAAAATCGGTGCTTTAGGACGAATTTTAGGTCCGCGTGGATTGATGCCGAACCCCAAGAGCGGTACTGTTACCATGGAAATTGGTAAAGCTGTTCATGAGGTTAAGCAGGGAAAAATTGATTTTAAAGTTGACAAGTTTGGTATCGTGCACACTTCTATCGGTAAAGTAACTTTTGAAGCTGATCAGATTAAGGACAATGCTCGTGAGTTCATGAACATGATCCAGAAGCTGAAACCGTCTTCTGCTAAGGGTACTTACGTAAAGAGTGTGTTCCTGTCAAGTACAATGAGTCCCGGTATTAAATTAGACCTTAAGTCATTACTTGATTAA
- the rplJ gene encoding 50S ribosomal protein L10 has protein sequence MKREEKQVIIDNLTEQIKSYKHLYVSDISELDAAATQDLRRECFKAGIKLIQVKNTLLKVALDGLEANYEDLYGSLKGSSAVMLCETGNAPAKLIKEFRKSHDKPVFKAAYVEECVYVGENQLESLVNVKSKEELLGDIILLLQSPMQKLISSLESGKNTIGGVLKTLEDRA, from the coding sequence ATGAAAAGGGAAGAAAAACAAGTAATCATAGACAATTTAACCGAGCAGATTAAATCGTACAAGCATCTGTATGTAAGTGATATTTCTGAACTGGATGCTGCTGCGACTCAGGATTTGCGGAGAGAATGTTTCAAAGCCGGGATTAAACTGATACAGGTGAAAAATACCTTGTTGAAAGTAGCACTCGATGGCCTGGAAGCAAATTATGAAGACCTTTACGGTTCTTTGAAAGGCTCCAGTGCTGTAATGCTTTGTGAAACAGGAAATGCTCCTGCGAAATTAATTAAAGAGTTCCGTAAGAGCCATGACAAACCTGTATTTAAGGCTGCTTATGTTGAAGAATGTGTCTATGTTGGTGAAAATCAGTTAGAGTCGCTTGTTAATGTTAAATCGAAAGAAGAATTACTGGGCGATATTATCTTACTGCTTCAATCACCGATGCAGAAACTTATCTCTTCTCTGGAATCAGGGAAGAATACTATCGGTGGCGTGTTGAAAACGCTGGAAGATAGAGCATAA
- the rplL gene encoding 50S ribosomal protein L7/L12 has translation MADLKKLAEELVNLTVKDVKELADILKEEYGIEPAAAAAVVAAPAAGAGAAAAAEQTEFDVILKSAGAAKLGVVKLVKELTGLGLKEAKELVDKAPAPLKEKVSKEEAAQLKAQLEEAGAEVELK, from the coding sequence ATGGCAGATTTGAAAAAACTTGCAGAGGAATTAGTTAACCTGACTGTAAAAGACGTAAAAGAATTAGCTGACATCTTAAAAGAAGAATACGGAATCGAACCTGCAGCAGCTGCTGCTGTTGTTGCTGCTCCTGCAGCTGGTGCCGGTGCTGCCGCTGCCGCTGAACAAACCGAGTTCGACGTTATCCTGAAATCAGCAGGTGCTGCTAAGTTAGGTGTTGTTAAATTAGTGAAAGAGCTGACCGGTCTTGGACTGAAAGAAGCTAAAGAATTAGTTGACAAAGCACCGGCTCCTCTGAAAGAAAAAGTTTCTAAAGAAGAAGCTGCTCAGTTGAAAGCTCAATTAGAAGAAGCTGGAGCTGAAGTTGAACTTAAATAA
- the rpoB gene encoding DNA-directed RNA polymerase subunit beta encodes MSSNHSNKRISFASIKNQLEYPDFLEVQLKSFKDFFQLGTTPENRKNEGLYTVFKENFPITDTRNNFVLEFLDYFIDPPRYTIDECLEQGLTYGAPLKAKLKLYCTDPEHEDFDTVIEDVYLGNVPYMTPKGTFVINGAERVIVSQLHRSPGVFFGQSVHANGTKLYSARIIPFKGSWIEFATDINNVMYAYIDRKKKLPVTTLLRAIGFETDKDILQIFDLADEINVSKSGLKKVVGRRLAARVLKTWVEDFVDEDTGEVVSIERNEIIVDRETVLENEHIDAIVESGAKTILLHKEKQNLADYAIIYNTLQKDPCNSEKEAVLHIYRQLRSSEPPDEATARDVIDKLFFSDKRYDLGDVGRYKLNKKLGLSTDPSVRILTKEDIIEIIKYLIKLLNARTDVDDIDHLSNRRVRTVGEQLYNQFGVGLARMARTIRERMNVRDNEVFTPVDLINSKILSSVINSFFGTNALSQFMDQTNPLAEITHKRRMSALGPGGLSRDRAGFEVRDVHYTHYGRLCPIETPEGPNIGLISSLCVYAKINELGFIETPYRKVDNAVVDLSSEGVKYLSAEEEEGLVIAQANAKVGDDGHFVKKRAKSRKDGDFPVEDVEKVDLIDVAPNQIASIAASLIPFLEHDDANRALMGSNMMRQAVPIIKPQAPIVGTGLEGALIRDSRTQVVAEGAGIVDFVDGRRIVIKYDQTEEERFVSFDGDTREYLLPKYKRTNQSTTITLRPIVKKGQRVEAGEILTEGYSSEDGELALGRNLKVAYMPWKGYNYEDAIVISENIVRNDVFTSVHVDEYSLEVRETKRGLEELTADIPNVSEDATKNLDENGIIRIGARVEPGDILIGKITPKGESDPSPEEKLLRAIFGDKAGDVKDASLKASPSLRGVIIDKKLFQRTIGDRKSKAAGKTLLAEIDEQFERKVGDLNTLLIDKLFELTNGKTSQGVKNYLNEDVIPKGVKFTLKTLQNLNYLEINPNKWTTDKQKNDMIRDLLHNYVIKYKEIEGQMKRKKYNATVGDELPSGIIKMAKVYVAKKRKLQIGDKMAGRHGNKGIVSRVVRVEDMPFLADGTPVDICLNPLGVPSRMNLGQIFEAVLGWAGKELELKFATPIFDGANLDDINAYTDKAGVPRYGTTYLYDGGTGERFDQPATVGVTYFLKLGHMVDDKMHARSIGPYSLITQQPLGGKAQFGGQRFGEMEVWALEAFGAAHILQEILTVKSDDVVGRTKTYEHIVKGEPMPTPGLPESFNVLLHELRGLGLSVNLI; translated from the coding sequence ATGTCTTCAAATCATTCAAATAAAAGAATAAGCTTTGCCTCCATTAAAAATCAATTGGAATATCCTGATTTTCTTGAAGTGCAATTAAAGTCTTTCAAAGACTTTTTTCAATTGGGTACTACTCCCGAAAACAGAAAAAACGAAGGCCTTTACACCGTTTTTAAAGAGAACTTTCCTATTACCGATACCCGGAATAATTTCGTGCTGGAGTTCCTCGATTATTTTATCGATCCGCCCCGTTATACGATAGACGAGTGTCTGGAACAGGGATTGACTTATGGTGCGCCTCTGAAGGCAAAACTGAAGCTGTATTGTACGGACCCCGAACATGAGGATTTCGATACGGTTATCGAAGATGTATACCTCGGGAATGTCCCTTATATGACTCCGAAAGGAACTTTCGTAATCAATGGGGCTGAGCGTGTCATCGTATCACAGTTGCACAGATCGCCGGGAGTGTTTTTCGGACAGAGCGTTCATGCTAACGGTACCAAGCTTTATTCAGCCAGAATTATTCCGTTCAAAGGGTCGTGGATTGAGTTCGCTACAGACATCAATAATGTGATGTATGCGTATATCGACCGGAAGAAAAAATTGCCGGTGACGACATTGTTGCGCGCTATCGGTTTTGAGACGGATAAGGATATTCTTCAGATATTCGACCTGGCAGATGAAATAAATGTTTCCAAATCGGGATTGAAAAAAGTCGTTGGCCGTCGTTTGGCTGCGCGTGTTTTGAAGACCTGGGTGGAGGATTTCGTGGATGAAGATACGGGGGAAGTCGTATCTATCGAACGTAACGAAATCATTGTGGATCGTGAGACTGTTCTGGAAAATGAACATATCGATGCAATTGTAGAATCGGGAGCTAAAACCATTCTGTTGCATAAAGAAAAGCAAAATCTGGCAGATTATGCCATTATATATAATACACTGCAGAAAGATCCGTGTAACTCGGAGAAAGAAGCAGTGCTCCATATTTACAGACAATTACGTAGCTCGGAGCCGCCTGACGAAGCGACAGCCCGCGACGTGATCGATAAGTTGTTCTTCTCGGATAAACGTTACGACCTGGGAGATGTAGGCCGTTATAAACTGAATAAAAAATTAGGTTTGTCTACAGATCCTTCCGTACGGATATTGACGAAGGAAGATATCATTGAGATTATCAAATATCTGATCAAGTTGCTGAATGCCCGTACGGATGTGGACGATATCGACCACTTGAGCAACCGGCGTGTACGTACTGTCGGAGAACAATTATACAATCAGTTCGGTGTGGGATTGGCCCGTATGGCCCGTACCATTCGTGAACGGATGAATGTCCGGGACAATGAGGTGTTTACTCCGGTAGATTTGATCAATTCCAAGATATTGTCTTCTGTGATCAATTCTTTCTTTGGAACGAATGCCTTGTCTCAGTTTATGGATCAAACCAACCCGTTGGCCGAGATTACGCACAAACGTCGTATGTCAGCCCTGGGACCCGGTGGTTTGTCCCGCGATCGTGCCGGATTCGAGGTGCGAGACGTTCATTACACACACTACGGTCGTCTCTGTCCGATTGAAACTCCGGAAGGCCCGAATATCGGATTGATTTCTTCGCTTTGTGTATATGCGAAGATTAACGAACTCGGTTTTATCGAAACTCCTTACCGGAAAGTTGACAATGCAGTTGTCGATTTGTCTTCGGAAGGTGTAAAATATTTGTCCGCAGAAGAAGAAGAAGGTCTGGTGATTGCGCAGGCAAATGCCAAAGTAGGGGATGACGGACATTTCGTGAAAAAACGGGCAAAATCCCGTAAAGACGGTGACTTCCCTGTGGAAGACGTTGAAAAGGTTGACTTGATCGACGTTGCTCCGAATCAGATCGCCTCTATTGCCGCTTCGTTGATTCCTTTCCTGGAACATGACGATGCTAACCGTGCATTGATGGGATCTAACATGATGCGTCAGGCTGTGCCCATCATCAAGCCGCAGGCTCCGATTGTGGGAACCGGTCTGGAGGGGGCTTTGATACGGGATTCCCGTACCCAGGTTGTAGCAGAAGGCGCAGGTATCGTTGACTTTGTCGATGGACGCCGGATTGTCATTAAATACGACCAGACAGAGGAAGAACGTTTCGTAAGCTTCGACGGTGATACCAGAGAATATCTCCTGCCGAAATACAAACGTACCAACCAGAGTACCACCATCACTTTGCGTCCGATTGTCAAGAAAGGACAACGGGTAGAAGCCGGAGAAATACTCACGGAAGGATATTCTTCCGAAGATGGGGAACTGGCTTTGGGACGTAACCTGAAAGTGGCCTATATGCCCTGGAAAGGATACAACTATGAGGATGCTATCGTGATTTCTGAAAATATCGTGCGCAACGATGTATTTACGTCAGTGCATGTCGATGAATATTCTCTTGAAGTCCGCGAAACCAAGCGAGGCTTGGAAGAGTTGACGGCTGATATTCCGAATGTAAGTGAAGATGCTACGAAAAATTTGGATGAAAACGGTATTATCCGTATCGGAGCCCGAGTAGAACCCGGAGATATCCTGATCGGTAAGATTACACCGAAGGGAGAATCCGATCCGAGTCCGGAAGAAAAATTGCTGCGTGCTATTTTTGGAGACAAGGCCGGAGATGTAAAAGATGCTTCATTGAAAGCTTCTCCTTCTTTAAGAGGTGTCATTATCGATAAGAAATTATTCCAACGGACGATCGGAGACCGCAAATCGAAAGCTGCCGGAAAAACTTTACTGGCAGAAATCGACGAACAATTCGAACGTAAAGTCGGGGATTTGAATACACTTCTGATAGATAAGCTGTTCGAGCTGACCAATGGTAAGACGTCCCAGGGTGTGAAGAACTACCTGAATGAAGATGTGATACCGAAAGGTGTGAAATTTACGTTGAAGACCCTGCAAAATCTGAATTATTTGGAGATCAATCCTAATAAATGGACAACAGACAAGCAGAAAAATGACATGATCCGGGATTTGCTTCACAACTATGTGATCAAGTACAAGGAGATCGAAGGCCAGATGAAACGTAAGAAATACAATGCTACTGTAGGTGATGAGTTACCTTCCGGTATCATCAAGATGGCGAAAGTGTACGTGGCTAAAAAACGTAAACTGCAAATCGGTGATAAGATGGCCGGTCGTCACGGTAACAAAGGTATTGTGTCCCGTGTTGTCAGAGTGGAAGATATGCCTTTCCTGGCAGACGGTACGCCGGTGGACATTTGTCTGAACCCGCTGGGTGTGCCTTCCCGTATGAATCTGGGACAGATTTTCGAGGCTGTGTTAGGATGGGCCGGAAAAGAATTGGAACTGAAATTTGCAACTCCGATTTTCGATGGTGCTAATCTGGATGACATCAATGCTTATACCGATAAAGCCGGTGTTCCGCGTTACGGTACGACTTATCTGTATGACGGAGGTACCGGAGAGCGTTTCGACCAGCCGGCAACGGTGGGTGTGACATACTTCTTGAAACTGGGCCATATGGTCGATGACAAGATGCATGCCCGTTCTATCGGACCGTACTCATTGATTACGCAACAGCCTTTGGGTGGTAAAGCACAGTTCGGTGGTCAGCGTTTCGGTGAGATGGAAGTTTGGGCTCTCGAGGCTTTCGGTGCTGCACATATCCTTCAGGAAATCCTGACAGTGAAGTCTGACGATGTTGTCGGCAGAACCAAAACTTACGAGCACATTGTCAAAGGTGAGCCGATGCCGACTCCCGGATTACCGGAATCATTCAATGTATTGTTGCATGAATTGAGAGGACTCGGATTAAGTGTTAACTTGATATAA